Genomic DNA from Candidatus Binatia bacterium:
TGGGAACCAACGGCAGGCGCAACTCCTCGCTGCATAGGCCAACCATGGAGAGAGCCGCTTTGATAGGAATCGGATTCGTTTCCAGAAAAAGTGCACGGTATAGCGGTAGCAACGAAAAATGAAGTTGGCGCGCTTTGTCCCAATCCCCATCGAGGGCAGCTTGCACCATGGCTACGCAGCGCTCCGGTACTAAGTTGGAGGCAACAGAGATGACGCCGCTCCCACCGACGGCCAAAATTGGCAGGGTCAGAGAGTCATCTCCGCTGAGGACGGAAAGTCGGCTTCCGCACAAGCGAAGGACGTCCTGAAGCTCGTCTAACGAGCCGGTCGAGTCCTTGAGACCAACAATCTCCTCCAGTTCACTCAGGCGAGCTATGGTTGCCGGTTCAATCTTGCACGCTGTGCGTCCGGGAATATTGTAGAGGATCAAGGGAAAGCGCGTTGCTTCCGCGACGGCTCGGTAATGTTGGTAGATGCCTTCTTGCGTTGGTTTGTTGTAGTAGGGAGAAATTAAGAGGGCTGCGCTGGCGCCAGCTTGCTTTGCCGCTTGTGTAAGAGCAATTGCCTCGGCGGTGGAGTTTGAGCCAGTCCCGGCGATTACGGGCACCCGCCCGTTTGCAAAACGCACGACCCTCCGAACCACTTCAGCGTGTTCCTCGTGGGTCAGCGTGGCCGCTTCGCCGGTGCTGCCACATGGTACCAATGCGCTCACCCCAGCTTGCACTTGGGCTTCCACCAGGCGCTCCAGGGCCTCGAAATCGATGGCGCCATTACGGAATGGCGTGACCAGCGCTGTCATACAGCCTTGAAGTTTCATCGACGCCCTCCGGAATTTGCCGCTGTCAATACGCGGTTCTTGGCCAGAGAAGTTCTCCTTCAAATACTTCTTCGGCAGGGCCGGTCATATATACGTGGTTATCCGTTTCGCGCCATTCGATTCGCAAGATACCGCCACGAAGCTGCACGTCCACCTTCCGCCCGGTTACGCCGAGCAGCGAAGCGGCGACCACAGCGGCGCAAGCCCCTGTGCCACAGGCCTCTGTTTCTCCGGAGCCGCGCTCCCAAACCCGCATTTGTAACTCTGCTGGACTGGTGACAGCAACGAACTCTACGTTCACGCGTGCCGGAAATAGCGGATGGTGCTCGAGAACTGGGCCCAATTCGTGGACCGGTGCCGTGGCCACATCCGGAACAAGGAGGACGCAGTGAGGGTTGCCCATGGAGACCGCAGTAATTTGGACTTCATGGTTGCCCACGCGCAACGGGTAACGGAGCACTGGCGACCGATCCAAAGCTACGGGAATCGAGCGCGCGTCCAAAATCGGTTCGCCCATGTCCACAGTGACAGCATCGACTTTGTCGTCGTTGTTGATTGACAGAAAGAGCGTCTTGACCCCAGCGTCGGTCTCCACCCGCAACGGGTTTCTCTTCGCAATTCCGCGCTCGTAGACGTATTTCCCCACACAGCGAATGCCGTTTCCGCACATTTCGCCGCGACTACCGTCCGCGTTGTACATTTCCATGCGGCAGTCAGCCGTGACGGAAGGAAGAATGAGGATCACCCCGTCGGAGCCCACGCCGGTGCGGCGTGGGCTCACCGCGCGCGCTAGGGCCGCGCCGTCGGGTTTGGGTTGCACGAAGCAGTCGACATAGACGTAGTCGTTGGCAATCCCATGCATCTTGGTGAAACGGAGGCGTTGCACTTCTGCCCTCAGCAAATCCACTCGGGAAAAGTTTCTCCGCGCACGAGATCAGCGGGGGTTTCCCGTTCTCGCACGACAGCAAAAGCTTCACCACGAACAAGAACCTCGGCTGGCCGTGGGCGGGTGTTGTAATTAGAGGCCATTACGAACCCGTAAGCTCCCGCGCTCATGACTGCGAGCAAATCTCCGGCCTTAACATGTGGCATGGCTCGGTCCCGGGCGAGGAAGTCGCCGCTTTCACAGACTGGGCCAACGACGTCGACCACAGCCGTTGTTCCTTCAGCGGACTCTTGCACGGGCAGGATCTCTTGGTAGGACCCGTACAAAGCAGGGCGGATGAGGTCGTTCATGGCTGCATCTACGATGACGAACCGTTTGTCTCCCGTGCTTTTTAAGTAGTGTACTCGGGTGAGAAGTACCCCGGCATTCCCGACTAAGCACCGTCCCGGTTCCAGCACAATGGTACCAGCGAATGGCTTCAGTGATTGCGTGACGACTTCGGCGTAGGACTCGAACGAAGGGGGCGTTTCGTCCCGATACCTGATGCCGAGACCGCCGCCCACGTCGATGTATTGTAACGCGTAGCCGCGACGCTGGAGCGCCTCCCACAATTCACGCATGCGCGTGAGTGCCTCTCGAAAAGGACTAACGTCCGTGAGCTGCGAGCCGATGTGGCAATCTAACCCTACGATTTCCAAGTGGGAGAAGCCCGCAGCCGTGCGATAGGCTTCTAAGGCCTGCGCCATCGGAATTCCGAACTTGCTCTTTTTCAGCCCGGTGGAGATGTAAGGATGGGTTTTCGGGTCGACGTCAGGATTGATGCGGAGCGCGACTGGGGCGCGACGCCCCACCGCGGCCGCCACCGTGTCGATTAATTCGAGTTCGGCCAACGACTCTACATTGAAGAACAGGATCCCCGCGTTTAACGCGGCGCTAATCTCCTCGGCCGTCTTCCCGACCCCCGAGTAGACAACCTTCGACGGGTCACCGCCGGCACGCTCAACCCGATAGAGCTCGCCTCCGGAAACGATGTCGAAGCCTGCCCCCTTGTTGGCAAACGTTTTTAAGATGGCGAGATTTGAGTTTGCCTTGACGGAGTAGCACACCAAATGCGGTGTGGAACCAAAGGCGTTGCCGAGCGACTCGATCTGGTGCTCGAGCGCCGTGCTGCTGTATACGTACACAGGGGTTCCGACTGATTCGGCAATCTCGCGCAGAGGAACATCTTCGGCCAGCAGCTCTCCATTTCGGTAAGTAAACCAAGGCCAGCAATTTCGGTCGACAGTCATGGTCCGATCTCTACAACGTTGGACGGTTGGCTAAGGTATCCGTCATAAGTCTTCGAAACAACGCGATAACGGCAGGGCAGGGACGCTGGATCAAGCGCGTGCCGATAGCGGTAAGAACCCACCTTTCTAAATCGTCCCCGCTCCCCAGTGGCGACTGTGGTGAACGCAGAAAAAGTCGTTTCCTGGAGCCCAAGGCACTGCCGTTCAATGATGAATGCAGCAATCTCCTCTAATCGTCTGCCTGCTTCCGACTTTTGGGGACGAGACCAACTCAGCTCTACCTCGCCGTTTAACTGCCGAACCTGAAGATCGCGCACCGGCGCAGGGCGGATCTCCTCAGGTGCACGAAGAGGCGCACGTCGGGCGCAGCCGCCAGTGAGTAAAAAGAAGAGTGCCAGC
This window encodes:
- the dapA gene encoding 4-hydroxy-tetrahydrodipicolinate synthase, with amino-acid sequence MKLQGCMTALVTPFRNGAIDFEALERLVEAQVQAGVSALVPCGSTGEAATLTHEEHAEVVRRVVRFANGRVPVIAGTGSNSTAEAIALTQAAKQAGASAALLISPYYNKPTQEGIYQHYRAVAEATRFPLILYNIPGRTACKIEPATIARLSELEEIVGLKDSTGSLDELQDVLRLCGSRLSVLSGDDSLTLPILAVGGSGVISVASNLVPERCVAMVQAALDGDWDKARQLHFSLLPLYRALFLETNPIPIKAALSMVGLCSEELRLPLVPMSEPARSRLRAVLQDYDFRV
- the dapF gene encoding diaminopimelate epimerase, coding for MHGIANDYVYVDCFVQPKPDGAALARAVSPRRTGVGSDGVILILPSVTADCRMEMYNADGSRGEMCGNGIRCVGKYVYERGIAKRNPLRVETDAGVKTLFLSINNDDKVDAVTVDMGEPILDARSIPVALDRSPVLRYPLRVGNHEVQITAVSMGNPHCVLLVPDVATAPVHELGPVLEHHPLFPARVNVEFVAVTSPAELQMRVWERGSGETEACGTGACAAVVAASLLGVTGRKVDVQLRGGILRIEWRETDNHVYMTGPAEEVFEGELLWPRTAY
- the lysA gene encoding diaminopimelate decarboxylase gives rise to the protein MTVDRNCWPWFTYRNGELLAEDVPLREIAESVGTPVYVYSSTALEHQIESLGNAFGSTPHLVCYSVKANSNLAILKTFANKGAGFDIVSGGELYRVERAGGDPSKVVYSGVGKTAEEISAALNAGILFFNVESLAELELIDTVAAAVGRRAPVALRINPDVDPKTHPYISTGLKKSKFGIPMAQALEAYRTAAGFSHLEIVGLDCHIGSQLTDVSPFREALTRMRELWEALQRRGYALQYIDVGGGLGIRYRDETPPSFESYAEVVTQSLKPFAGTIVLEPGRCLVGNAGVLLTRVHYLKSTGDKRFVIVDAAMNDLIRPALYGSYQEILPVQESAEGTTAVVDVVGPVCESGDFLARDRAMPHVKAGDLLAVMSAGAYGFVMASNYNTRPRPAEVLVRGEAFAVVRERETPADLVRGETFPEWIC